One Peribacillus simplex NBRC 15720 = DSM 1321 genomic region harbors:
- a CDS encoding ABC transporter ATP-binding protein — MLRLNQIYKVFNEGTPDEKLALGNLELQMTKGEFVTVIGSNGAGKSTLMNMISGKILPDAGEVIIDGENVSAIEEHARAKMIGRVFQDPMLGTAPHMTIEENMAIAYGRTNRRGLGFGVTKKRKELFKECLGTLHLGLENRMTAKVGLLSGGERQALSLLMATFTDPKILLLDEHTAALDPSRAELVTNLTKEIVEKNQLTTLMVTHNMQQAIDLGNSLIMMDKGQIIFEARGAEKQKLTVEKLLNEFQRIKGEKMLNDRSVLI, encoded by the coding sequence ATGCTTCGATTAAATCAGATTTATAAGGTCTTCAATGAGGGAACACCAGATGAAAAGCTAGCCCTTGGAAATCTGGAACTGCAGATGACAAAAGGTGAATTCGTAACAGTCATCGGAAGTAATGGAGCAGGTAAATCGACGTTGATGAATATGATTTCCGGTAAGATTCTCCCTGATGCCGGTGAAGTCATCATTGATGGTGAAAACGTATCGGCAATTGAAGAACATGCCCGTGCTAAAATGATTGGCCGCGTTTTTCAGGATCCCATGCTAGGTACGGCACCACATATGACGATTGAAGAAAATATGGCGATTGCCTATGGCAGAACCAATAGAAGAGGGTTAGGCTTTGGGGTGACAAAAAAACGGAAAGAACTTTTTAAAGAATGTTTGGGTACCCTTCATTTAGGCTTGGAAAACCGGATGACTGCAAAAGTGGGATTATTATCAGGAGGGGAGCGCCAGGCACTATCATTGCTGATGGCGACCTTCACCGACCCTAAAATCCTGCTTCTTGATGAACATACAGCAGCACTTGATCCTTCACGGGCAGAGCTCGTTACAAATCTGACGAAGGAAATCGTCGAAAAGAACCAGTTAACGACTTTGATGGTGACTCATAATATGCAGCAGGCAATCGATCTTGGAAATTCCTTGATCATGATGGATAAGGGACAGATCATTTTTGAAGCTAGAGGCGCTGAAAAGCAGAAGCTAACCGTTGAAAAGCTGCTTAACGAATTCCAGCGCATCAAAGGCGAAAAAATGCTCAATGACCGTTCAGTGTTGATTTAA
- a CDS encoding squalene/phytoene synthase family protein: protein MTDNSDLHTKAMDFLLKTSRTFFIPISYLPKGLQEAIGAAYLCMRAIDEIEDHPGLPADNKVSLLQALSEMLDADYREEDLQSLFEPYKDDLPEVTLLLSDWIEFCPPGAKAKVLESTKEMAEGMAKWVTKDWQIHNKEELDDYTYYVAGLVGVMLSDMWNWYDGTETDRELAIAFGRGLQTVNILRNREEDAERGVNFYPDGWGFDEMLAHTEHNLALADAYIGEIETREIIHFCKIPLELAKATLKALKEGKEKIDRTTVTEIVSQVVEH from the coding sequence ATGACTGATAATAGCGACCTACATACTAAAGCAATGGATTTTCTCTTAAAAACTAGCCGGACTTTTTTCATTCCAATCAGCTATCTTCCAAAGGGATTACAAGAGGCCATTGGAGCTGCATACCTTTGCATGCGAGCCATCGATGAAATCGAGGATCACCCAGGTCTTCCTGCAGATAATAAGGTTTCCCTGTTACAAGCTCTTAGTGAGATGCTTGATGCGGATTACAGGGAAGAAGATCTTCAATCGTTATTTGAACCATATAAGGATGATCTGCCCGAAGTGACCCTGCTTCTTTCGGATTGGATTGAATTTTGTCCTCCCGGTGCAAAAGCCAAAGTCTTGGAGTCGACAAAGGAAATGGCTGAAGGCATGGCAAAATGGGTTACTAAGGACTGGCAAATCCATAATAAAGAAGAGCTCGATGATTACACATATTATGTTGCAGGTTTAGTGGGAGTCATGCTGTCTGATATGTGGAACTGGTACGATGGAACCGAAACGGACCGTGAACTTGCCATTGCATTTGGCCGTGGTCTTCAAACGGTCAATATCCTGCGTAACCGTGAGGAAGATGCAGAACGCGGTGTAAACTTTTATCCGGATGGCTGGGGTTTCGACGAGATGCTTGCCCATACGGAACATAATCTTGCATTAGCCGATGCATACATTGGAGAGATTGAAACGAGAGAGATCATCCACTTCTGTAAAATACCCTTGGAATTGGCAAAAGCCACATTGAAAGCCCTAAAAGAAGGCAAAGAAAAAATCGATCGTACTACAGTTACCGAAATTGTCAGCCAGGTTGTCGAACACTAA
- the rnz gene encoding ribonuclease Z yields the protein MDFVLLGTGAGVPAKARNVTSIALQLLEERGTVWLFDCGEATQHQILKTAVKPRKVEKIFITHLHGDHIFGLPGFLSSRSFQGGVEKLTVYGPQGIDAFIKTSLQVSGTHLKYPLEIIEIEEGTVFEDEQFTVTAMSLDHGIYSIGYRIVEKDRPGSLLVDRLRSEGVKPGPLFKALKNGQTVCLDDGRVLNGKDYLSAPQKGRIITILGDTRMCSNALILAESADYLVHEATFSAEESELASAYYHSTTVQAAETALNAGAKHLILTHISSRYTPEDAERLRKESEAIFSNTIMGEDLMAIKVPLYSEESGS from the coding sequence GTGGATTTTGTTTTATTGGGTACAGGCGCTGGCGTTCCGGCTAAAGCGCGTAATGTGACATCAATCGCCCTTCAATTATTGGAAGAGCGAGGGACGGTTTGGTTATTCGATTGTGGGGAAGCAACACAGCATCAAATTTTAAAAACGGCGGTCAAACCGCGAAAGGTTGAAAAAATCTTCATCACCCATTTACATGGTGACCACATCTTCGGACTCCCTGGATTTTTAAGCAGCAGATCTTTTCAGGGCGGAGTGGAGAAATTGACCGTATATGGTCCACAAGGCATAGATGCATTTATTAAGACGAGCTTACAGGTGAGTGGAACTCATTTAAAATATCCCTTGGAAATCATCGAAATAGAGGAAGGCACAGTGTTTGAGGACGAACAATTCACAGTGACGGCCATGTCGCTTGATCATGGCATTTACAGCATCGGTTACCGGATTGTGGAAAAAGATCGTCCGGGAAGCTTACTGGTTGACCGGCTGCGGTCCGAAGGTGTGAAGCCGGGGCCGCTTTTTAAAGCATTGAAAAATGGGCAAACAGTCTGTCTCGACGATGGCCGTGTCTTAAATGGGAAGGACTACCTCAGTGCTCCGCAAAAAGGCCGGATCATCACAATTCTTGGTGATACAAGAATGTGCAGCAATGCTCTCATTCTCGCGGAATCGGCGGATTACCTTGTTCATGAAGCTACTTTTTCGGCGGAAGAATCTGAATTGGCTTCAGCCTATTATCATTCGACCACCGTTCAGGCTGCAGAAACGGCTTTGAACGCGGGAGCCAAGCATCTAATCCTTACCCATATCAGCTCACGGTATACTCCGGAGGATGCTGAGAGGTTAAGAAAGGAAAGCGAAGCGATCTTTTCAAACACGATAATGGGTGAAGATCTAATGGCAATTAAAGTTCCTTTATATTCAGAGGAATCGGGCAGCTGA
- a CDS encoding tripeptidase T — protein MINEERLVNEFMELVQIDSETKNEAAIAKVLKEKFGALGVEVFEDDTTAVTGHGAGNLVCTLKGMKEGVDTIYFTSHMDTVVPGNGIKPSIKDGYIVSDGTTILGADDKAGLAVMLETLKVLKEQNIEHGTIEFIITVGEESGLVGAKALDRSLVTAKFGFALDSDGKVGNVVVAAPTQAKVSATILGKTAHAGVAPEKGVSAITIAAKAISRMPLGRIDDETTANIGRFQGGQQTNIVCDHVEILAEARSLIPEKMEIQVAKMKEAFETAAIEMGGRAEVEVNVMYPGFKYGAGDHVVEIARKAAEKIGRPCELVKSGGGSDANVIAGFGIPTVNLAVGYEDIHTTNERIPVEELTKLAEMVVSIIKEVSGE, from the coding sequence ATGATTAATGAAGAACGTTTAGTTAATGAATTTATGGAATTGGTGCAGATTGATTCCGAAACGAAAAATGAAGCAGCCATCGCCAAAGTGCTGAAAGAAAAATTCGGGGCACTGGGTGTAGAAGTTTTTGAAGATGATACAACAGCAGTTACCGGTCATGGTGCAGGGAATTTAGTATGTACTTTAAAAGGTATGAAAGAAGGCGTGGATACCATTTATTTCACCTCCCATATGGATACGGTTGTACCTGGGAACGGAATCAAGCCTTCCATCAAAGATGGATACATAGTTTCAGACGGAACGACCATTTTAGGGGCGGATGACAAAGCTGGATTAGCGGTCATGTTAGAAACGCTTAAAGTGTTAAAAGAACAGAATATCGAACATGGTACAATCGAATTCATCATTACAGTCGGTGAAGAATCTGGCTTGGTTGGGGCAAAGGCATTGGATCGTTCCCTTGTAACGGCTAAATTCGGTTTTGCTCTTGATAGTGATGGAAAAGTGGGCAATGTAGTTGTTGCTGCACCTACTCAGGCGAAAGTGTCTGCAACCATTTTAGGCAAGACTGCTCACGCTGGTGTCGCTCCCGAGAAAGGCGTTTCGGCCATTACGATCGCTGCCAAAGCAATCTCTAGAATGCCATTAGGCAGAATCGACGATGAAACGACAGCAAATATCGGACGTTTCCAGGGTGGACAGCAAACCAATATTGTTTGTGACCATGTTGAAATCCTTGCAGAAGCAAGATCCTTGATTCCTGAAAAAATGGAAATACAGGTAGCGAAAATGAAAGAGGCATTCGAGACTGCAGCCATAGAAATGGGCGGACGTGCTGAAGTTGAAGTTAACGTCATGTATCCTGGTTTTAAATATGGTGCTGGTGATCATGTAGTCGAAATCGCAAGAAAAGCAGCAGAGAAAATCGGCCGTCCATGCGAGCTGGTTAAAAGCGGCGGAGGAAGCGATGCGAATGTCATTGCGGGCTTTGGCATCCCTACTGTCAATCTCGCAGTGGGCTATGAAGATATCCATACTACGAATGAAAGAATTCCAGTTGAGGAATTAACGAAGTTAGCTGAAATGGTTGTCAGTATCATCAAAGAAGTATCAGGGGAATAA
- the gndA gene encoding NADP-dependent phosphogluconate dehydrogenase gives MSKQQIGVIGLAVMGKNLAFNIESRGYSISVYNRSGSKTDEMMKEAEGKNVTAAYTLEEFVNSLETPRKILLMVKAGAATDATIEQLKPLLEKGDIVIDGGNTFFKDTQRRNEELSQLGIHFIGTGVSGGEEGALTGPSIMPGGQKEAYELVAPILKDISAKVDGDACCTYIGPDGAGHYVKMVHNGIEYGDMQLISESYFLLKNLLGLSAEEFHEVFTEWNNGELDSYLIEITADIFNKYDEETGKPMVDVILDKAGQKGTGKWTSQSALDLGVPLPIITESVFARFISAIKDERVEASKILRGPKAESFTGDKKALIESIRKALYMSKICSYAQGFAQMKAASEENDWNLQYGEIAMIFRGGCIIRAQFLQKIKEAYDREANLNNLLLDPYFQGIVESYQGALREVVSTAVMNGIPVPCLSSALAYFDSYRTETLPANLIQAQRDYFGAHTYQRIDKEGTFHTEWMEK, from the coding sequence ATGTCAAAACAACAGATTGGCGTTATCGGACTAGCCGTAATGGGCAAGAACCTTGCATTTAATATTGAAAGCAGGGGATATTCAATTTCCGTGTATAATCGCTCAGGATCAAAAACGGACGAAATGATGAAGGAAGCGGAAGGCAAAAACGTAACAGCTGCATATACGCTTGAAGAATTCGTCAATTCTTTGGAAACACCACGCAAAATTTTATTGATGGTTAAAGCCGGAGCGGCAACAGATGCAACAATCGAGCAATTAAAACCGTTGCTTGAAAAAGGCGATATCGTTATTGATGGAGGGAATACGTTCTTCAAGGACACTCAGCGCCGCAATGAGGAGTTAAGCCAGTTGGGCATTCATTTCATCGGTACAGGCGTCTCAGGTGGGGAAGAAGGAGCTCTAACGGGTCCGTCCATCATGCCTGGAGGCCAAAAAGAAGCATATGAACTTGTTGCACCGATCTTGAAGGATATTTCAGCTAAAGTCGATGGTGATGCTTGCTGTACGTATATCGGACCGGATGGAGCAGGTCATTATGTGAAAATGGTACATAATGGTATTGAATACGGTGACATGCAGTTGATTTCCGAATCTTATTTCCTTTTAAAAAATCTTCTTGGACTATCTGCTGAAGAATTCCATGAAGTCTTTACGGAATGGAATAATGGGGAACTGGATAGCTATCTAATTGAAATTACTGCTGATATTTTCAATAAATATGATGAAGAAACTGGCAAGCCGATGGTCGATGTCATCTTAGATAAAGCTGGCCAAAAAGGAACAGGGAAATGGACAAGCCAAAGTGCGCTTGATCTTGGTGTTCCACTTCCAATCATTACGGAATCCGTATTCGCTCGCTTTATTTCAGCAATCAAGGACGAGCGTGTTGAAGCGAGTAAAATCCTTCGCGGTCCAAAAGCCGAATCATTTACTGGAGATAAAAAGGCTTTGATTGAAAGTATCCGTAAGGCACTTTATATGAGCAAGATCTGTTCCTATGCACAAGGCTTTGCACAAATGAAGGCAGCATCCGAAGAAAATGACTGGAACTTACAATATGGGGAAATCGCAATGATTTTCCGTGGCGGATGTATCATTCGTGCACAATTCCTACAAAAAATCAAGGAAGCGTACGATCGTGAAGCGAACTTGAATAACTTGCTTCTTGATCCTTATTTCCAAGGGATCGTTGAAAGCTACCAAGGAGCTTTACGTGAGGTGGTATCAACAGCAGTGATGAACGGAATTCCGGTTCCTTGCTTGTCATCTGCACTTGCCTATTTCGACAGCTATCGTACAGAAACGCTGCCAGCTAACCTGATTCAAGCTCAGCGTGACTATTTTGGAGCTCATACTTATCAACGCATTGATAAAGAAGGAACGTTCCATACCGAATGGATGGAAAAATAA
- a CDS encoding MerR family transcriptional regulator — MNTSAVARLLNVSHSTIQRWVTQLNMEVERNQLGHYQFSDEDIALLRKIQDQLNEGIILQKVSISEKKIRKATIQKHSEPNKEHDQLLERVIRLENGLKTKADDVVSYQILQHRSEMEEMHKLVKKLEARIEALETPIGQPFDYFLAAEEAAATKKTKKRPFIKMIFGNKKNDSSSWSTADSD; from the coding sequence ATGAATACAAGTGCAGTTGCCCGGTTACTGAATGTTTCCCATAGTACGATTCAACGCTGGGTCACCCAATTGAACATGGAAGTAGAACGGAATCAACTTGGCCACTACCAGTTTTCGGATGAAGACATTGCATTATTGAGAAAAATCCAAGATCAGCTGAACGAGGGCATCATTCTCCAAAAGGTCAGCATCTCAGAGAAAAAGATTAGAAAAGCAACCATCCAAAAACACTCCGAACCGAATAAAGAACATGATCAACTGCTTGAACGGGTCATCAGGCTTGAAAATGGACTGAAAACAAAAGCGGACGATGTTGTATCCTATCAGATTTTACAGCACAGAAGTGAAATGGAAGAAATGCACAAACTCGTTAAGAAGCTCGAAGCCCGTATCGAAGCGTTAGAAACACCAATAGGTCAGCCATTTGATTATTTCCTCGCGGCTGAAGAAGCTGCTGCCACTAAAAAGACGAAGAAAAGGCCATTCATAAAAATGATTTTTGGAAACAAAAAGAACGATAGTTCATCATGGAGCACAGCCGACAGCGATTAA
- a CDS encoding ABC transporter substrate-binding protein, protein MKKKLYSTAAMTLVAGLLLAGCGNDKEKDAAKDDSKKDTFNIGVTQIVQHDSLDQAYEGFQAALKDSDINAKYDLQIAQGDQNNSQTIANNFVGDKVDLIFANSTPSALSALNATKDIPIVFTSVTDPVAAELVTSLDKPGGNVTGTTDSHPEAIAKSMKFLAEELGAKTIGTVYNTGEQNSVVQIKNVKAEAKKAGLKVVEASVSTSAEVKQATESLIGKADAFYIITDNTVVSALESVISVANDKDIPLFVGELDSVNAGGFAAYGFSYYDIGYEAGQKAVEILKDGKKPGDIPVQYPQKLKLVINEKAAKDMGVEIKEEWKADAEFVK, encoded by the coding sequence ATGAAAAAGAAATTATATTCAACTGCAGCTATGACATTGGTCGCAGGGTTATTATTGGCTGGGTGTGGAAATGACAAGGAAAAAGATGCGGCAAAGGATGACAGCAAAAAGGATACCTTCAACATTGGGGTAACACAAATCGTTCAGCATGATTCGCTGGATCAGGCTTATGAAGGATTCCAGGCGGCATTGAAGGACAGTGACATCAATGCCAAATATGATCTTCAAATTGCACAGGGTGACCAAAATAACAGTCAAACGATCGCCAATAACTTTGTTGGGGATAAAGTGGATTTAATCTTTGCCAATTCTACTCCTAGTGCTCTTAGCGCTTTGAATGCGACAAAGGATATACCAATCGTTTTTACATCGGTTACCGATCCTGTAGCGGCGGAGCTCGTTACATCTTTGGATAAGCCAGGCGGAAATGTGACGGGTACGACGGATTCCCATCCTGAAGCCATTGCCAAATCAATGAAATTCCTAGCTGAAGAACTTGGCGCCAAGACAATTGGGACCGTTTATAATACAGGGGAGCAAAATTCCGTCGTCCAAATAAAAAATGTGAAAGCGGAAGCGAAAAAAGCGGGATTGAAAGTCGTGGAAGCATCCGTCTCCACTTCAGCCGAGGTTAAACAGGCAACGGAATCATTAATCGGAAAAGCCGATGCTTTCTATATCATTACTGATAATACCGTTGTCTCCGCACTGGAATCGGTCATTTCGGTGGCAAATGATAAAGATATTCCATTGTTTGTTGGTGAGCTTGATTCCGTGAATGCTGGTGGTTTTGCAGCCTATGGCTTCAGTTACTATGATATTGGTTATGAAGCGGGGCAAAAAGCGGTTGAAATCCTGAAGGATGGCAAAAAGCCTGGAGATATCCCGGTTCAATATCCACAAAAACTGAAATTGGTCATCAATGAAAAAGCAGCAAAAGATATGGGTGTTGAAATAAAAGAAGAATGGAAAGCAGATGCTGAGTTTGTAAAATAA
- the zwf gene encoding glucose-6-phosphate dehydrogenase, producing MTENNKPTALIMIFGATGDLAKRKLFPSIYRLFQKEKINKFAVVGVARRPLTNEEFQTSVKDSILTFGHAEERVDEFISHFHYHSHDVSSSESYLQLKDIAKKLDGQYQLEGNRIFYLAMAPEFFGTIAEQIKAQGLTDTNGYKRLVIEKPFGHSFETAQKLNEQIRTAFAEDEIYRIDHYLGKEMVQNIEVIRFSNALFEPLWNNRYISNIQVTSSETLGVEERGRYYETSGALRDMVQNHLLQMVALLAMEPPIALTTEEIRSEKVRALRSLRPMKVEEVNQYFVRGQYGEGTIDDQTLPAYRNEHNVNSESNTETYVAGKLMIDNFRWAGVPFYIRTGKRMDVKSTNIVVQFKDIPMNLYYKTEETLNPNLLVINIQPDEGITLYLNVKKSGTTSNTKPMKLTVSNKGIEHINSPEAYEKLLFDSMRGDATNFTHWDEVALSWKFVDTISNAWENTKDESFPNYEAGSTGPLASDELLAEDGHIWWQVKKNENNDD from the coding sequence ATGACAGAAAATAATAAACCCACAGCATTGATCATGATTTTTGGTGCTACCGGAGATTTAGCGAAAAGGAAATTGTTTCCTTCCATATATCGACTATTTCAAAAAGAGAAAATCAATAAGTTCGCCGTCGTTGGAGTGGCAAGGAGGCCATTGACGAACGAGGAGTTCCAAACAAGTGTAAAGGACTCGATACTTACGTTCGGACATGCGGAAGAAAGGGTCGATGAATTCATTTCCCATTTCCATTATCACTCCCATGACGTCTCCAGTTCGGAATCATACCTGCAATTAAAAGACATTGCCAAAAAATTAGACGGACAATATCAATTAGAAGGAAACCGGATCTTCTATTTGGCGATGGCACCTGAGTTTTTCGGAACGATTGCCGAACAGATAAAAGCTCAAGGCCTAACTGACACGAATGGATATAAGCGCCTGGTCATAGAAAAGCCATTTGGACACAGTTTCGAAACAGCACAAAAATTGAATGAACAGATTCGAACTGCATTCGCCGAAGATGAAATCTACCGTATCGATCATTATTTAGGTAAAGAAATGGTACAAAATATTGAGGTCATACGTTTTTCCAATGCCCTATTCGAGCCGCTTTGGAATAACAGATATATATCTAACATCCAGGTAACTTCAAGCGAAACACTTGGCGTTGAAGAACGTGGCCGTTATTACGAAACCAGCGGTGCCCTAAGGGATATGGTCCAAAACCATCTGCTGCAAATGGTGGCCTTGCTTGCCATGGAACCCCCGATCGCTTTGACGACAGAAGAGATTCGAAGCGAAAAAGTGCGGGCATTGCGTTCACTTCGACCAATGAAAGTGGAAGAAGTCAATCAATACTTCGTCCGTGGCCAGTATGGTGAAGGTACGATAGATGATCAAACACTTCCGGCCTACCGCAATGAACATAACGTAAATTCCGAATCCAACACAGAGACCTATGTTGCGGGTAAATTGATGATTGATAACTTCCGATGGGCAGGTGTTCCTTTTTATATCCGTACCGGTAAGAGAATGGATGTCAAATCAACGAATATCGTTGTTCAATTCAAAGATATCCCAATGAATCTGTATTATAAAACGGAAGAAACGCTGAACCCGAATCTTCTCGTTATCAATATCCAGCCTGACGAAGGTATAACACTGTACTTAAATGTTAAGAAATCCGGGACGACATCCAATACAAAGCCAATGAAGCTGACCGTCTCAAACAAAGGGATCGAACACATCAATTCTCCCGAGGCATATGAAAAGCTATTGTTTGACAGTATGCGCGGGGATGCTACAAACTTTACGCACTGGGACGAGGTTGCCCTCTCATGGAAGTTCGTCGATACCATTTCTAATGCCTGGGAAAACACTAAAGACGAGTCTTTCCCTAACTATGAAGCGGGATCCACAGGTCCACTTGCATCCGATGAACTCCTTGCAGAAGATGGACATATTTGGTGGCAAGTCAAGAAAAACGAAAATAATGATGATTGA
- a CDS encoding ABC transporter permease yields the protein MFSALFNSFESGMIYAIMALGVYLTFRILDFPDMTVEGSFVTGASVAAIMIVNGFSPIVATLSAMVAGFIAGTITGFLHTKGKINPLLAGILMMIALYSINLRIMGASNIPLLSQTTIITNIQDAWAATGLDNLLNGLLSFVGLGDSLPKTWAILIVMLIVAVVIQAGMSAFLKTEIGLALRATGDNEAMVKSFSAHTGNMKILGLAIGNALVAFSGSLVAQYNGFSDIGMGIGIIVIGLASVIIGEALFGAKTIARATLAVIGGAIIYRIVVTLALRVEFLETGDVKLITALIVVGALVIPKISDKQKEKGRKKRRLKEIQMRHDGTLSKGGEEYASIKSDL from the coding sequence ATGTTCTCAGCCTTATTCAACTCTTTTGAGTCGGGAATGATTTATGCGATCATGGCACTTGGTGTCTATTTAACATTCAGGATTCTCGACTTCCCGGATATGACAGTGGAAGGCAGTTTTGTGACAGGGGCGTCTGTTGCTGCCATTATGATCGTTAACGGTTTCTCGCCGATCGTTGCCACGTTAAGTGCAATGGTGGCTGGGTTCATCGCTGGGACGATAACGGGGTTCCTGCATACGAAAGGGAAAATCAATCCTCTTTTGGCAGGTATCTTAATGATGATCGCGCTCTACTCAATCAATTTGAGGATCATGGGTGCATCCAACATTCCGTTGCTTTCTCAAACAACCATTATCACGAATATCCAGGATGCCTGGGCTGCCACCGGGCTGGACAATTTGTTGAATGGTCTTTTATCATTCGTGGGTCTCGGTGACAGCCTTCCAAAAACGTGGGCAATATTAATCGTTATGCTGATTGTGGCTGTAGTCATCCAAGCTGGAATGTCAGCTTTTTTAAAAACGGAAATTGGTCTTGCTTTACGGGCGACTGGTGATAATGAAGCTATGGTCAAGAGTTTTTCCGCCCATACCGGCAACATGAAGATCCTGGGACTTGCAATCGGAAATGCACTAGTGGCTTTCTCGGGATCCTTGGTTGCCCAATATAACGGTTTTAGTGATATAGGCATGGGGATTGGAATCATCGTAATCGGATTGGCATCCGTCATTATCGGTGAGGCTTTATTTGGTGCAAAAACGATTGCTCGTGCGACGCTTGCGGTTATTGGAGGGGCGATCATTTACCGAATCGTCGTAACTTTGGCGCTTCGCGTAGAATTTCTTGAAACAGGTGATGTTAAATTAATTACGGCACTTATTGTGGTCGGGGCACTTGTCATTCCTAAAATTTCCGATAAACAAAAGGAAAAAGGCCGGAAGAAAAGGCGGCTTAAAGAAATACAGATGCGTCATGATGGGACTTTATCGAAAGGGGGGGAAGAATATGCTTCGATTAAATCAGATTTATAA
- a CDS encoding DNA polymerase IV, which yields MKDMYPKNGRVILHVDMNSFYASVEMSYDVSLKGKPLAIAGNVEERRGIIVTCSYEARKFGVKTTMPIWQAKKLCPQLVIQKPNFERYRKASLAIFDVLRQYTEMVEPVSIDEGYLDISECAELGSPLDIANSIQERIFNTMDLPCSIGIAPNKFLAKTASDMKKPMGITVLRKRDISEKLWPLQVGEMHGIGDKTSEKLQTIGIMTIRDLAHANDSQLKQLLGINGIRLKDRANGIDPRVVDPEAIFEHKSIGNSTTLPHDSTNQKELIGVLEKLSGKVAVRLRNKRLLGQKIGVTIRYKDRRTITRSRTVPNPVFEKKDILDGAIDLFMKNWNGEGIRLLGVTAYDVIEKESAFKQLDIFSFQEDAEKEPLYEAMEHLQNKYGENIIKKGLPLKNRSIGTDTSFSKDFFEQSRRNDSSFDKE from the coding sequence ATGAAGGACATGTATCCCAAAAATGGCAGGGTCATTCTCCATGTAGACATGAATAGTTTCTATGCTTCAGTGGAAATGTCATATGATGTTTCATTGAAAGGTAAACCGCTTGCCATTGCAGGCAATGTTGAAGAGAGAAGGGGCATAATCGTCACCTGCAGCTATGAGGCGAGGAAGTTCGGGGTTAAAACGACCATGCCGATTTGGCAGGCGAAAAAACTATGTCCCCAATTAGTCATTCAGAAACCGAATTTCGAGCGCTATCGAAAGGCATCACTGGCTATTTTCGATGTTTTGAGGCAATATACAGAGATGGTTGAACCGGTTTCGATAGATGAGGGGTATCTGGATATTAGTGAATGCGCCGAATTGGGTTCGCCTTTAGATATAGCCAATAGCATTCAGGAAAGAATTTTTAATACGATGGATCTCCCTTGCAGCATCGGGATTGCCCCTAATAAATTTTTGGCCAAAACTGCTTCTGATATGAAGAAGCCAATGGGAATCACCGTGTTAAGGAAACGGGACATTTCAGAAAAACTCTGGCCTTTACAAGTGGGCGAGATGCATGGCATCGGGGATAAGACCTCGGAAAAGCTTCAAACCATCGGGATAATGACGATCAGGGACCTTGCACACGCCAATGATAGTCAACTTAAACAGCTTCTTGGGATCAATGGCATCCGTTTAAAAGATAGGGCTAATGGAATCGACCCAAGGGTAGTGGATCCCGAAGCGATTTTTGAGCATAAGAGCATTGGGAACTCGACAACTCTTCCTCATGACTCCACCAATCAAAAAGAACTGATCGGTGTATTGGAAAAGCTTTCCGGGAAGGTAGCCGTCCGTTTGAGAAATAAACGCCTGCTTGGTCAAAAAATAGGTGTGACGATCCGTTACAAAGACCGCCGCACAATAACGAGAAGCAGAACGGTTCCTAATCCAGTTTTTGAAAAAAAGGATATTTTGGATGGAGCTATCGATCTCTTTATGAAAAATTGGAATGGGGAAGGAATCAGGCTTCTTGGTGTCACTGCCTATGATGTCATCGAAAAAGAGTCGGCCTTCAAGCAACTGGATATTTTCTCCTTTCAAGAGGATGCGGAAAAAGAACCTCTGTATGAAGCGATGGAACACTTGCAAAATAAGTACGGAGAAAATATTATTAAAAAGGGATTACCCTTGAAAAACCGTTCAATTGGAACAGACACTAGCTTCAGTAAAGATTTCTTTGAGCAATCCAGGAGGAATGATTCTTCTTTTGACAAAGAATAG